Proteins encoded by one window of Bauldia sp.:
- the dapA gene encoding 4-hydroxy-tetrahydrodipicolinate synthase, which translates to MFKGSITALVTPMQNGSLDEEAFRGFVDWQIEEGTHGLVPVGTTGESPTLSHDEHRRIVKLCIEVADGRVPVIAGAGSNNTKEAIELAKFAEEAGADGLLVVTPYYNKPNQEGLYQHFKAVNDAVGIPIFIYNIPPRSVIDMSVETMARLFELKNIAGVKDATGRIDRISLQRHAMGADFIQLSGDDSTALAVMAHGGHGCISVTSNIAPKLSAEFQQACLAGDYAKALLYQDRLMPLHRALFLEPNPAGVKYALSVIGKMRDDVRLPIVRVTDGTKAEIREAMVHAGLIN; encoded by the coding sequence ATGTTCAAGGGTTCGATCACCGCACTGGTGACTCCCATGCAGAACGGCAGCCTCGACGAGGAGGCCTTCCGCGGCTTTGTCGATTGGCAGATCGAGGAAGGGACGCACGGCCTGGTGCCGGTCGGCACCACCGGCGAAAGCCCGACGCTCAGCCACGACGAGCACCGGCGGATCGTGAAGCTGTGCATCGAGGTCGCCGACGGGCGCGTGCCGGTGATCGCCGGCGCCGGGTCCAACAACACCAAGGAAGCGATCGAGCTCGCGAAGTTCGCCGAGGAAGCCGGCGCCGACGGGCTGCTGGTGGTGACGCCGTACTACAACAAGCCGAACCAGGAAGGGCTCTACCAGCACTTCAAGGCGGTGAACGACGCCGTGGGCATCCCGATCTTCATCTACAACATCCCGCCGCGCTCGGTGATCGACATGAGCGTCGAGACGATGGCGCGGCTGTTCGAACTGAAGAATATCGCCGGCGTGAAGGACGCGACCGGCCGGATCGACCGCATCAGCCTGCAGCGTCACGCCATGGGCGCCGACTTCATCCAGTTGTCGGGCGACGACTCTACCGCGCTCGCCGTCATGGCGCACGGCGGCCACGGCTGCATTTCGGTCACGTCCAACATCGCGCCGAAGCTTTCGGCCGAGTTCCAGCAGGCGTGCCTCGCCGGCGATTATGCCAAGGCGCTGCTCTACCAGGACCGGCTGATGCCGCTGCACCGGGCGCTGTTCCTGGAGCCCAACCCGGCTGGCGTGAAGTACGCCCTCTCGGTCATCGGCAAGATGCGCGACGACGTCCGCCTGCCGATTGTCCGGGTCACGGACGGGACCAAGGCCGAGATCCGCGAAGCCATGGTACACGCGGGCCTCATCAACTAG